The Drosophila bipectinata strain 14024-0381.07 chromosome 3L, DbipHiC1v2, whole genome shotgun sequence region CGACAGAATCCGATCTTGGTTTTCCTGAAGCGACGCTTCATCAGACcccgtcgtcgtcgtcgtcgtcggcagcagaagcagcagcgaCGTCAACGCAGGCGCAGGCTATATAGTTTAAAAGTCGGCATCCCGGAGCCGAACGACTTCACAATTCCGTAAGCCCTCGAACAGTCAACAGCTCCGCGGAGGATACAATCGAcgcaaaaaatatatatgtttttattgaagaaCATTCGAAATTAACCAACAGCTGTGAAAAGTAACAAGATTACAAAGGAAATTCCGGTTCCAGATCACCAGTTCGGTTTCAGTTCCAGATTTCTAAATTGGCTTTTGCAAAAGCGAATAGAAACGTGGcccgattttgacttttgaTTCGATTTGCGCGAAAGTTTCGATTTGCATAAACAGCGAAAGAGCCGCTGAGATTATATAATTACAGTGAATTGTTCATCTCGAGAGCAGCATCTCCCATCCGTACAATGACGGGATATAATTCCAATGGCGAGGTTGCCACCAGCAATGGCAATGGACACTCCAATGGCCACTCCAACGGACAGAAGACGGCCGACTACACAGCCCAGGAGAACGCCTCGTAAGTAGAGTGGGGGTTAGTGACTATATCTTACATAGTCCATATCGGAGGGCCTCACGCCAGGCGCTCGTTTGCTGCAATCACCTCCAGTTGGGATTTCCAATAACAGCAATGCTTAATGGGGCTATTTGCTTTTCCTCCACCCCGCCAATGTCCTCCTTTGCACTTACTCTACCCCACCTCGACCTCTGCTCTCGCTTACTCCTGTGACCCGCTTTCCAAAGGCCGAATCGATACGGCCTTGGATGTGACTGCCACTTTCCGTAGCAAGCCTTTCTAGACACTTCACTTTCCTAtaatttcctaaaaaaaaacactgctGCCTGCAATAGCCCAAGTTCGGTCTCCGGAAATCCTTCGCAAAATTTCGTGCCTGCTTTTTCTGTTGGGTTAGCCAGGAGCACTGCTCTAAGATCTCTTACCACCGGCAGGATGTGCTCGCGGGACTGCTGCGCCGGCCCAGGAGGCTCCAACAAGGGAGCCGCCAATTCCTGTACGGAGAAGAAGGGCAAGGCTAGTATGGTGAACGGCGAGAAGATCATACCCACGCCCCAGAGTCTTTTGTAAGTTTCCACAAAGTATCCTCCAAGAGGGGGAGTTGGGAGAGGACGGGAATCTCTTTCACACCTATCCCTGACTTAGTTGTCAGTTTGATTCTGTTGTCTATCCAATCAAAACCTGTTCCCTGCCGTTGTTGCATCTTAAAAATGTGCAACACAGACTGCTGTTCCAATCCCAGGGGCAAGGCCGGCAACAAGACCGCCATCCTAGATCCCGAGGTGTTTGTACCCATTCTAGCCACCCCGCAGTCTGAGCTGTAAGTCCTCAATTctgttttgtttataaaaaccaGTTTGGAATTCGAATTAGAACCAGAAAGCTAAAgactctagagtctagaccTTGTCCTTGATCTTTCCGCTATCAAAAATCTGTGTGGTGGTATTTCGAATTTGAATTAAGTCATTCCAGTATTCCAGAGGGGCTTATCATTTTTCGCGGCTTGACGTCGGCAGGTCATTAAAATCTTATTCTGAATATATACAAAccgaataaaattatattgaaTGATCCGGTTGGTCAATGGGCTCGCTCTCCTGGTTTGAAATTAAGGAAAacataattatatattatattattatctACTAAAAGTAGTGAACTTCAACAACATCTCATATTCTTGTGTAAGCAGTGTTGGCCATGTAACCAAGCCCCCTATGAAAGCGGGTGTGTTCGTCCCGTGATCTTGACACAGGCCCCCCCAGTACGTAATCTTTACTACCAGTACCAGTTCCGTCAGTAATTGGAAAATTGTCCGATAAAGAATGCTATCCACTTGGCCACCGCACCACCAACTTGGTAGGCACTCTGATTAGTTTCTAAACttgttttcgatttcgatGCTGAATATTGATAAGGCGGCGAAAAGTCGTCGCGTGTTTCGAATGAATTTGCATAAATGCTGCCGACTAGCTGCCGGGgggtttaattttattaaggCTATTCATGCTAAACTAACCAATTAATACAAGTTATGATGGAGGAGGCCTGATGCGGCATTTGCCTTAATGACGCACTTTATGTTTACACTTGatgatgtttttgtttttcatctGCAACAATTGATAATATTGGGAGCATCATTACAGGGGCTTATCAGCCTGGGGTCTGATGGAAAAACAAGTGATGAATGATGAAAGCATTTGAGCACGTGGGGTTAGGGGTTCATATGTAGTAACAGCGTTTGACGAACCGCAGCTTATTCGGTTCAAAGTCGTCAAGTGTAGTTTTCAAGCAGCTGAAGTtcattaaaagttttaattgaattcCAATTTTATTGGTAGCTTGGAGCTTTAATTACTCTAGAGCACTACGCGGCCCAAATAGTCATGCAATCTTACCATATTGTTTCTTTTATCGATTggagccaataaatgataagCGTTCTTTGCGGGGGCGTACTACCATCCATATCTTATGACCGTGTTTTTAATAAGAATGGAAACTTACCCAACAAATCAAATCAACCTTCTTTTTACCCTTATTTCAGAAAAAATGGTGGCAAAATCGAGTGTTATTTAACGCCTGAGGAATTAAGAGCAATACGCGTTCTAAACGAAGACACGTTTGTAGTCCAATTTCAAAATTAGCTAACTTTTCATGTTtcctttttgttattttgtccaaacattaaaaatgtcttcattctaaagttttttttaaagtgatAACatctttgttgttttattaGAACCATCATGGTATATGTTTATTGGCAGGAAAGTTAAATTATATTGTCACATTTTAATTACCAATTAGTCATCAAAAACAAAGTGGAATCTTTCATAAAAGGTGAAAGGTTCTTGTATTTTAATACCAATTTAACCCATATTGTATAGTTTGTCCAATTCGTAAGTcatttttctattaaaaaccTTCGTAAAAgtttctatttaaaaacctacaTTGTTTTTTCCGTTTTGTCTCTTTCGTCTTATCATTAAACTGATTGAAAGTTTATGTCTAACCAACCCAAattattttatcaaaaatgtcTTATGTTCAACATTTCataccattaaaaaatattggatTATAATCATTTCCTAATTTCAACAGGTATCCGTATGAAGTAATCCAGGAAATTGCTGATTTCATCATCAAGGGCTCTGGCATGCGCCCCAAAATCGGCATTATCTGCGGCTCCGGACTCGGCTCGTTGGCGGAAATAATCCAGGATCCCAAGATCTTCGAATATGAAAAGATTCCCAACTTCCCCGTGTCGACCGTTGAGGGCCATGCGGGTAAACTAGTCCTTGGAACCCTGGAAGGCGCTACGGTAATGGCCATGCAGGGACGATTCCACTTCTACGAAGGCTACCCCCTGGCCAAGTGCTCCATGCCGGTGCGAGTAATGAAGCTGTGCGGCGTGGAATACCTCTTCGCCACCAATGCGGCTGGCGGTATCAATCCCCGGTATGCTGTGGGTGATATAATGCTGATGCACGACCATGTGAACATGCTGGGATTCGCTGGAAACTCGCCGCTCCAGGGACCCAACGATCCTAGATTTGGTCCCCGCTTCCCCGCCCTCGTGAATTCCTACAACAAAGAAATGATCAACAAGGCCCTCGAGATCAGCAAGACTATGGGCATCGAGTCGAACGTTCATGTCGGTGTCTACTCCTGTTTGGGCGGTCCGAACTACGAGACCATCGCCGAGCTGAAGGCTCTGCGAATGATGGGCGTGGATGCAGTGGGCATGTCCACAGTTCACGAAGTAATCACCGCCCGGCACTGTGACATGAAGGTGTTTGCTTTCAGCCTCATCACCAACAAATGCGCCACCGAATACAGCGACAAGAAGGACGAGGAGGCCACCCATGAGGAGGTAGGTTTAGAAAGCGTCAATAtctttgttttccatttttcctgatgggaccccttggaaatggggttttcccctatagggcccactgtggtggctatatcttcgccaattctcatccgatactaaagcggagtacctcaatcaattcctggatcgattctccaccattctgcaccaaaatcctgagaaaaaatattttttagattttttgtccatttttccagTTGGGaacccttgaaaatggggttttcccctatagggcccactgtgatggctatatcttcgccaattctcatccgattctaaagcggagtaccttaaacgatttctatgtcgatttctccaccattctgcatcaaaatcctgacacaaaatatttttgagattttttgtccatttttcctgatgggatctcttgaaaatggggttttcccctatagggcccactgtgatggctatatcttcgccaattctcatccgattctcaagcggagtacctcaaacgatttctggatcgtttctccaccgttctgcatcaaaaccctgacacaaaatattttttagattttttgtccatttttcctgatgggatccctcgaaaatggggtttccccCTGTAGGATCCTTATGAAagttggtatgtcgtattattttgtaaaaataccGAAGTTGTGGCATTTCCTATCAGTCAGTTATTCAGTTTTAAAATATGTCAAAATATCGCATGCGATTTTTGGCAGcctcgaaaaatggaaaaactcTCGCATGCTAGTAAAGTGGAAAATGAAGAAACAACGTAATGGGCTTGGTATAAATACCTCACTAAAATATCATATTTTAACGTAGTCCAACGTATAGGTcttgaacaaaatatttcgCTCAAAACATTTgagaaaaatcaaattttaaataaaacatatagaaatgtattttttttgtttaacattttgtttatttatttcattttaggTGATGGCCGTGGCAAAGAACAGACAGAAGGCTTGCTGCGAATTGGTCGCACGTCTCGTCCGCGAAATTCACGCCTCCGCGTCCTAGGCAGCGACGGCGGGAAATAGTGATGGATGCTAAATTTAACAATAGTTAATTCACTTAAACTCGCAGTCACGACTCACTACGACATCAACTGTCCCAAAATTTACAGTATAAGCTTAGGCCATAAATACAACTAAattatgtaaaataaatttctcaaataaaataaaaactaaacgtACACAATGATAcgcaataataaaaacaaatacataGAAGTAGATACAAAGtggtaaaaaataaagctaatattgaaaGGATTTCGAATTAAAAACAATGGTTAACCAAATCTAGTCAAATTTTTGGTGTTTGCAGAGATAAAACAAATGCAATTtcgtaaaatttttaaaaaataaacgtaAAACAACAGACCTTAGAACTATAACTATACGTAAAAGCGATTATCTCGAAACTGCATTAAAATGAAGCGGTTAGCATATTTATTGCCTGGCCTTTGCactttgtaaaataattttaaagtgcCGCCTGCCtacatttgtatatatatatgtttatataaagTTGTATGTACTTGTAAAATAGAAAGTACATAGGGATATGCGCACGTGTATATATGATACTTGGTATACTAAAAAGGCCTAATATGTAGAGTATGTTATAGGGTCTGTTTGTGCCGATTGCAAAAGCATTGCTAAGAAAATTTTCTTTGAGtgattgttttttgtgatATAGTGTTCAAGTCTATAAGGTTGCATTGTGCTCCTCTCTCCTAGAACAGCCCTCGCTCCTTCTTCAGTTTCGTTTGCTTCCAGATGGGCAGCTGCTCGAACTCCGCCCGGCTGCAGCCCAGTGCCAACTTGAAGTCATCACTGTTCAGGTAGACCTCCAGACGAGTGGGTTCCACGCCCTCGGGCAAGGGACGTGCCTTGAGCACCTCCAGCGGGTATTCGGTCTGGGTCATTTGTGCTAGCATTTCGCTAATGGTTACGGGGATATTTGTTCGACCAtcctaataaataataaatatttgttaataaCTTTTATCGGACTACTATTCCACTGTTATACCTCTTCATTGATGTCGCGCACATCTGATCGATCTGTCCACTCGGGGAAGAGAGCCTTGAAGGCCACCGGTTCTAGACCGGCCCACACCACCTGTCCTCGGATGCCATGGAAGGGTTCTTTGTCGTTTTCGCCGTGCTTGGCACGCCAATAGTCGACGGCTGTTTCTAGGGCAGCACGTCGCTCTGAGATCCAGCGATTCACCCCAGCCCGGTTGTCGTTCGTGGGACTGCTACGTTCATCTGTATTTACTGAAGAAgggaatattataaaaaaaacccactTAATCAGGATTAAATTTTACATACTTTTCACATCCTCCAAGGGCCACCAGCCCATCCAAAGCCATAGCACGTCGCCATCGTCCAAAAGGAAGCTGGTCGGTTGCCTGGCATTGTACAGTTGCTCTTGGCTGAAGGGATACGGACTCTGTAGTTCTTGGCAACGTAATGGATCAATCAATTCCATAGCTTTGAATACGCCCTGCGTACTGGAGAAATTGAAGATCCTTAGCTGGTAGTTGTAGGCCTTGGAGGACTCGATAAGACTGTCGTACTCCTTGCGCTGATCGCTTAATCCTACGGCCTTACGACACTCCTCTGTTTCGGAGCCCTCCTCCATCTCTGAAACGTTGACACCTTCGCAGCTGAAGAGGTCCTTGGGCTTTTCGGTGACGAGTTCCTTGGACGCTTCCAAGGCCAGAGATCGGGTGTGGGCAGCACTCTTAGATCCATGCCAGACGATTACACTTCCCTGACTTCCATGAATTAGAAGCATGGAGTTCCGGGAGCGCAACTGACTCGCCTGGCAGTCGACTTCTTTGAGGAGAGTTTCCTCTTTAACGTTGCCCTGCAGCTGATACAGTCGCCACTGGCTACGCCTTTCCAGGCAATCCTCCTTGCGTCCTCGATGCTGCCAAAGTTGGCGGAACAAGCGCACGAAGGCGGTGCACTCGTCTCCCTGAGACACCCGCATCTGAGCTCCCTTTTCCTTATCCAGCTCCACGGTCAGAAGAGCTGCAGCTCCCTTTTCGTTGGCACTGGACTGCCGGCCCTGCCAGGTGAAGTAGACACAGCGGTCACGTCCCACCGTGCTTCGGTTCGAGACCTTTCCACTCAGTTCCCGCACTGTCACCGAAATCTGGTAAATCCAGCGCACTATGTAGCTCTCAGCTGAGTAAAAATGCCCGTAATCCTCGCGAGCATTTTCCGAATCGAAGTTGAACTCGTGGATCTGCCACTTGTCTGTGGACTTTGTGATTACATCAAAGTGCCGCATGGTATCCGTATCATAGTAGAAATTGCCGCGACCCAGGTTGGCCTGTTCCAGGACCAGATTTGGTTCTTGGTAGGGTTCTCCCTT contains the following coding sequences:
- the LOC108133169 gene encoding purine nucleoside phosphorylase isoform X4, with the translated sequence MCSRDCCAGPGGSNKGAANSCTEKKGKASMVNGEKIIPTPQSLLKNGGKIECYLTPEELRAIRVLNEDTYPYEVIQEIADFIIKGSGMRPKIGIICGSGLGSLAEIIQDPKIFEYEKIPNFPVSTVEGHAGKLVLGTLEGATVMAMQGRFHFYEGYPLAKCSMPVRVMKLCGVEYLFATNAAGGINPRYAVGDIMLMHDHVNMLGFAGNSPLQGPNDPRFGPRFPALVNSYNKEMINKALEISKTMGIESNVHVGVYSCLGGPNYETIAELKALRMMGVDAVGMSTVHEVITARHCDMKVFAFSLITNKCATEYSDKKDEEATHEEVMAVAKNRQKACCELVARLVREIHASAS
- the LOC108133169 gene encoding purine nucleoside phosphorylase isoform X1, which encodes MTGYNSNGEVATSNGNGHSNGHSNGQKTADYTAQENASKNGGKIECYLTPEELRAIRVLNEDTYPYEVIQEIADFIIKGSGMRPKIGIICGSGLGSLAEIIQDPKIFEYEKIPNFPVSTVEGHAGKLVLGTLEGATVMAMQGRFHFYEGYPLAKCSMPVRVMKLCGVEYLFATNAAGGINPRYAVGDIMLMHDHVNMLGFAGNSPLQGPNDPRFGPRFPALVNSYNKEMINKALEISKTMGIESNVHVGVYSCLGGPNYETIAELKALRMMGVDAVGMSTVHEVITARHCDMKVFAFSLITNKCATEYSDKKDEEATHEEVMAVAKNRQKACCELVARLVREIHASAS
- the LOC108133169 gene encoding purine nucleoside phosphorylase isoform X5; translation: MCSRDCCAGPGGSNKGAANSCTEKKGKASMVNGEKIIPTPQSLLYPYEVIQEIADFIIKGSGMRPKIGIICGSGLGSLAEIIQDPKIFEYEKIPNFPVSTVEGHAGKLVLGTLEGATVMAMQGRFHFYEGYPLAKCSMPVRVMKLCGVEYLFATNAAGGINPRYAVGDIMLMHDHVNMLGFAGNSPLQGPNDPRFGPRFPALVNSYNKEMINKALEISKTMGIESNVHVGVYSCLGGPNYETIAELKALRMMGVDAVGMSTVHEVITARHCDMKVFAFSLITNKCATEYSDKKDEEATHEEVMAVAKNRQKACCELVARLVREIHASAS
- the LOC108133169 gene encoding purine nucleoside phosphorylase isoform X2; translated protein: MTGYNSNGEVATSNGNGHSNGHSNGQKTADYTAQENASYPYEVIQEIADFIIKGSGMRPKIGIICGSGLGSLAEIIQDPKIFEYEKIPNFPVSTVEGHAGKLVLGTLEGATVMAMQGRFHFYEGYPLAKCSMPVRVMKLCGVEYLFATNAAGGINPRYAVGDIMLMHDHVNMLGFAGNSPLQGPNDPRFGPRFPALVNSYNKEMINKALEISKTMGIESNVHVGVYSCLGGPNYETIAELKALRMMGVDAVGMSTVHEVITARHCDMKVFAFSLITNKCATEYSDKKDEEATHEEVMAVAKNRQKACCELVARLVREIHASAS
- the LOC108133169 gene encoding purine nucleoside phosphorylase isoform X3 codes for the protein MCNTDCCSNPRGKAGNKTAILDPEVFVPILATPQSELYPYEVIQEIADFIIKGSGMRPKIGIICGSGLGSLAEIIQDPKIFEYEKIPNFPVSTVEGHAGKLVLGTLEGATVMAMQGRFHFYEGYPLAKCSMPVRVMKLCGVEYLFATNAAGGINPRYAVGDIMLMHDHVNMLGFAGNSPLQGPNDPRFGPRFPALVNSYNKEMINKALEISKTMGIESNVHVGVYSCLGGPNYETIAELKALRMMGVDAVGMSTVHEVITARHCDMKVFAFSLITNKCATEYSDKKDEEATHEEVMAVAKNRQKACCELVARLVREIHASAS